The DNA region ACGGTGTCGCCCTCGACGATGCGGATCTGGTGGTCGCGGTTGGCCATCCGGGACAGCGCGGCCATCGGCTCGCCCTGCGAACCGGTGCAGATCAGCACGACGTCCTTGTCCGGCAGGTCGTCCAGCTGCTTGACGTCGACGACCATGTTGCCGGGGACCTTCAGGTACCCGAGGTCGCGGGCGATGCCCATGTTGCGGACCATCGAGCGGCCGACGAAGGCGACCTTGCGCTTGTACTCGTGCGCGGCGTCCAGCACCTGCTGGATCCGGTGCACGTGGCTCGCGAAGGAGGCCACGATGATGCGCTTGTCGGCGTTCGCGAAAACGTTTCGCAGCGCGGCCGAGATGTCGCGCTCGTGCGGGATGAAGCCGGGGACCTCGGCGTTGGTGGAGTCCACCAGCAGCAGGTCCATGCCCTCCTCCGCCAGCTTGGCGAAGGCCGGGAGGTCGGTGAGGCGGCCGTCCAGCGGCAGCTGGTCCATCTTGAAGTCGCCGGTGGCGACGACCATGCCGGCGGGCGTGCGCACCGCGACGGCCAGCGCGTCCGGGATGGAGTGGTTGACCGCGATGAACTGGCAGTCGAAGGGGCCGATCCGCTCGCGGTCGCCCTCCCTGACCTCCAGGACGTACGGGCGGATGCGGTGCTCGGCGAGCTTGGCCTCGATGAGGGCGAGGGTGAGCTTCGAGCCGATCAGCGGGATGTCCGGGTTCTCCCGGAGCAGGTACGGGACGGCGCCGATGTGGTCCTCGTGGCCGTGCGTGAGGACGATGCCGTCGATCTTGTCGAGGCGGTCCCGGATGTAGGTGAAGTCCGGGAGGATCAGGTCGACGCCCGGCTGCTCGTCCTCGGGGAAGAGGACGCCGCAGTCGACGATGAGGATGCGGCCCCCGTATTCGAAGACCGTCATGTTGCGGCCGATCTCACCGAGACCGCCGAGCGGGGTGATGCGGAGGGCGCCCTCCTTCAGGGCCGGGGGTGCGCCGAGTTCGGGATGCGGGTGGCTCAAAAGACTCTCCTCACGGCGCACGCCATATGCCCGGGGTCCTCCCCCGCGAGACATATGGCGTGCGTACTCAGTGTCGGTTTTCCTACTGGGTCTGTGCATTCGCGCCTTCGGTCCGGTCCAGCGGCGGTCCCGTGAGGGGCCGGCGAGCCGGGGCGCGCACGTCTGTGTCTGTTACAGGTCTACCCCGCCTGCGGCGAGATCCTTCTTCAGTTGGGCGATCTCCTCGGGAGTCGCACCGACCAGGGGCAGTCGCAGCGGGCCGGCCGGCAGGCCCTGGAGCCCCAGTGCGGCCTTGGTGAGGATCACGCCCTGGGTGCGGAAGATACCGGTGAAGACCGGCAGCAGGCGCTGGTGGATCGCCGTGGCCTTGGCCACATCGCCGGCCAGGAAGGCCTCGATCATGCCACGCAGCTCACCGGCGACCAGGTGGCCGACCACGCTCACCGCGCCGACGGCTCCGACCGAGAGCAGCGGCAGGTTGAGGATGTCGTCGCCGGAGTACCAGGCGAGGTCGGACCGGGCGATGGCCCAGGCGGCGGCGCCGAGGTCGCCCTTGGCGTCCTTGTTGGCGACGATCCGCGGGTGCTCGCCGAGCCGGACCAGGGTCTCGTGGCTCAGCGCGACGCCGCTGCGGCCGGGGATGTCGTAGAGCATGACCGGCAGGCCGGTGGCGTCGGCGATGTGGGTGGTGTGCCGGTACAGGCCCTCCTGCGGGGGCTTGCTGTAGTAGGGCGTGACGACCAGCAGGCCGTGCGCTCCGGCCGCCTCGGCCTGGCGGGCGAGGTCGGCGCTGTGGTGCGTGTCGTTGGTGCCGACGCCGGCCACCACGTGGGCGCGGTCCCCGACCGCCTCCACCACGGCGCGGACGAGCTGTGCCTTCTCGGCGTCGCTGGTGGTCGGGGACTCGCCGGTGGTGCCGTTGACGACGAGGCCGTCGTTGCCCGAGTCGACGAGGTGCGCGGCGAGGCGCTGGGCGCCGTCGAGGTCGAGGCCGCCGTCGGCGGTGAACGGGGTCACCATCGCGGTCAGGACCCGGCCGAAGGGCGTCTGGGAGGTGGAGGTCGGAGCCATGCGTCCAAAGCTACTCGTAGGCGGTGGGGCGGTACCCAGGCCGGTCCAGGGTTCGGACAGGTGCGGCGCTCGGGCGGCCGGACCGGGGGTGTGGTCAGCAGCGGGGACATGGGATTCCGGTGCTGCGTGCTCGGGGGTTCAAGCAGCACCGGAATCCGTGTTCACGAGCGTAGGGAGAGGTCAGAAATGCCGCAATCCAGACATGCCAGACACTCCGCCCATATGCCCGTCGTCCCAGGTCAGGGGGCGACTCGGCCGTGCGTCTCGAAGGCCGCATGGGTGAGCGGCATGAGCCGGGCCCACTGCTCCTCCATCCGCTCGGCGACCATCTCGATCTCGCGCTGCGGGAACGACGGCACCGCCGAGTTCTCCCGCTTGGTGCGCAACGACAGGAAGTGCATCAGCGAGCGGGCGTTGCAGGTCGCGTACATCGAGGAGAACAGGCCGACCGGCAGCACCGCGCGGGCCACCTCGCGGGCCACGCCGGCCGCCAGCATCTCCTGGTAGCGCTCGTAGGACTCGCGGTAGGCGGACTCCATCGCCTCGGTGACGACCCGGTGCTGCTTCTCGGTGCCCTCGACGAACTCGTACCGGCCCGGGCGGCCCTGCTGGACCAGCTTGCGCTCCTCGGCGGGCACGTAGAAGACCGGCTCCAGCTCGCGGTAGCGGCCCGACTCCTCGTTGTAGGACCAGCCGCTGCGGTGGCGGTGGAACTCGCGGAACACGAAGATCGGCGCGCTGATGAAGAAGGTCATCGAGTTGTGCTCGAACGGGGTGCCGTGCCGGTCCCGCATCAGGTAGTTGATCAGGCCCTTGGACTTCTCCGGGTCCTGCTGGAGCGCCTCCAGGGACTGCTCCCCCGCCGTCGAGACCCGGGCCGCCCAGATGACGTCCGAGTCGGCGGCGGCGCTGCGGACCAGGTCCACGGTCACGTCGCTGCGGAACTGGGGGGCCGTCGTGTCGTCGCTCACGCGTTACTCCTCGCGGATTCGGTGGTGCTGGTGGTGCTGGTACTGCCAGTCGTCCCGGCCCTGCCGGTGGCAGCGGCGCCACCGGTCGTGCCTGCGCTCTCCGGCTCGCCCGCGCCGCCGGAGGTCCCCGCGGCGGTGCGGTGCAGCCGGATCGCGTGCTGCATGGTCTTGCGGGCGCGCGGCACGTCCCCCGCGTCGGCGTACGCGACCGCCAGCCGGAAGAAGGCCCGCCAGTCCCCGGGAGCCGCCTCGGCCTCGGCCCTGCGGCGGGCGAACACCGCGTCGGCCGAGGCCCGGTCGATCCGCCCGCCCGTGGTGCGCGTCAGCTCGTCGACCGGCAGGCCGCCCTCGGCCTCCAGCTGCCTGGCGAGCCGCTCGCTGTCCCGGCCGAAGCGGACGGTCTGGCGCAGGAACCAGATGCCGATCACCGGGACGACGAAGGCGCAGAGGCCGAGGCCGACACCGAGCGGCTTGCCGGTGGCGACCAGCTGGACGCCCTCGCCGACGCAGACCAGGGCGACCAGCAGCAGGACGCCGGAGAGGACGAAGAAGCCGGTGCGTGAGGTCACGACGCACTCCAGGGGGCGGGCACGGTCACAGGTCCAGGAAGTGTTCGAGGCCGAGGGTGAGCCCCGGCGTCTCCACGACCCTGCGCACGCCGAGCAGGATGCCCGGCATGAAGCTGCTGTGGTGCAGCGAGTCGTGGCGGATGGTGAGGGTCTCACCGGTGTCGCCGAACATCACCTGCTGGTGGGCGAGCAGGCCGCGCAGCCGGACGGCGTGCACCGGCACCCCGTCCACGTCGGCGCCGCGGGCGCCGGGCAGGCCGTGCGTGGTCGGGTCCTGCTGCGGCGGCCGGCCGGCCTCGGCGCGGGCGGCCGCGATCAGCTGGGCGGTGCGGGTGGCGGTGCCGCTGGGGGCGTCGGCCTTGCGGTCGTGGTGCAGCTCGACCACCTCGACCGACTCGAAGTACCTGGCCGCGGTCTGGGCGAACTTCATGCCGAGCACGGCACCGATGGAGAAGTTCGGGGCGATCAGCAGGCCCAGCTCCGGCGCCGCGTCCAGCTGCCCGCGGACGGTGGCCAGCCGCTCGTCGGTCCAGCCGGTGGTGCCGGTGACCACGTGGATGCCGTGGCGCAGGCAGTAGTCGAGGTTGTCCATCACCGAGTCCGGGTGGGTCAGCTCGACGACCACCTGCACGCCGGCGTCGGTGAGCTCGGAGAGCTTCGACCCCCGCCCGAGGGTGGCGACCAGTTCCAGGTCCGGAGCGGCCTCGACGGCCTTGACGGCCTCGGAGCCGATCCGCCCCTTGGCGCCGATCACGGCGACACGCAGCGTCATGGTGAGAAGTCCCTTCAGACCAGCAGGTCGGCGAGCCGGGCGGCCCGCTTGTCGTTGACCGGGCCGATCAGCGCGAGCGACGGCCGGTGGGCCCCCAGCACATCACGGGCCACCGCGTGCACGTCGTCCAGGGTCACGGCGGCGATCTTCGCCAGCATGTCGTCCACCGACAGGTGGTGGCCGTAGCTGAGCTCGGCCTTGCCGATCCGGTTCATCAGCGAGCCGGTGTCCTCCATGCCGAGCACGGTGGAGCCGGAGATCTGGCCGATGGCGCGGTGCAGCTCCTCCTCGGTGATGCCCTCGGCGACCACCTTGGCGAGCTCCTCGCGGCAGATCCGCAGCACCTCCTCGACCCGCTTCGGCTGACAGCCGGCGTAGATGCCGAACAGACCGCTGTCCGCGTACGAGGAGGAGTACGAGTAGACCGAGTACGCCAGTCCGCGCTTCTCCCGGACCTCCTGGAAGAGCCGCGAGCTCATGCCGCCGCCGAGGGCCGCGTTGAGCACGCCCATCGCCCAGCGGCGCTCGTCGTGCCGGGGCACGCCGGGCACGCCCAGCACCAGGTGGGCCTGCTCGGTGGTGCGGTGGAGCACCTCCACCCGGCCGGCGGTGCGCAGCACCTTGACGCCGCGCCGGGCGTCGGCGGGGACCGCCTCGGACTTGGCCAGCAGCGGGGCGAAGGCCCGCTCGACCTGCTTGACGACCTTGCGGTGGTCCAGGTTGCCGGCGGCGGCGACGACCAGCTGCTCGGGC from Kitasatospora sp. NBC_00458 includes:
- the dapA gene encoding 4-hydroxy-tetrahydrodipicolinate synthase gives rise to the protein MAPTSTSQTPFGRVLTAMVTPFTADGGLDLDGAQRLAAHLVDSGNDGLVVNGTTGESPTTSDAEKAQLVRAVVEAVGDRAHVVAGVGTNDTHHSADLARQAEAAGAHGLLVVTPYYSKPPQEGLYRHTTHIADATGLPVMLYDIPGRSGVALSHETLVRLGEHPRIVANKDAKGDLGAAAWAIARSDLAWYSGDDILNLPLLSVGAVGAVSVVGHLVAGELRGMIEAFLAGDVAKATAIHQRLLPVFTGIFRTQGVILTKAALGLQGLPAGPLRLPLVGATPEEIAQLKKDLAAGGVDL
- the dapB gene encoding 4-hydroxy-tetrahydrodipicolinate reductase, coding for MTLRVAVIGAKGRIGSEAVKAVEAAPDLELVATLGRGSKLSELTDAGVQVVVELTHPDSVMDNLDYCLRHGIHVVTGTTGWTDERLATVRGQLDAAPELGLLIAPNFSIGAVLGMKFAQTAARYFESVEVVELHHDRKADAPSGTATRTAQLIAAARAEAGRPPQQDPTTHGLPGARGADVDGVPVHAVRLRGLLAHQQVMFGDTGETLTIRHDSLHHSSFMPGILLGVRRVVETPGLTLGLEHFLDL
- the thyX gene encoding FAD-dependent thymidylate synthase, whose amino-acid sequence is MSDDTTAPQFRSDVTVDLVRSAAADSDVIWAARVSTAGEQSLEALQQDPEKSKGLINYLMRDRHGTPFEHNSMTFFISAPIFVFREFHRHRSGWSYNEESGRYRELEPVFYVPAEERKLVQQGRPGRYEFVEGTEKQHRVVTEAMESAYRESYERYQEMLAAGVAREVARAVLPVGLFSSMYATCNARSLMHFLSLRTKRENSAVPSFPQREIEMVAERMEEQWARLMPLTHAAFETHGRVAP
- a CDS encoding M16 family metallopeptidase — its product is MAQASAAKQRPGTTRTLLKGADGAGTVRRTVLPGGLRVVTETLPTVRSATFGIWVGVGSRDETPQLNGATHYLEHLLFKGTERRSALDISAALDAVGGEMNAFTAKENTCYYARVLDTDLPLAIDVVCDMLTGSLIRPEDVEAERGVILEEMAMAEDDPGDVVHDLFAKVIFGTGPLGRPILGTQETIRALTRDQIAGFFHRRYKPEQLVVAAAGNLDHRKVVKQVERAFAPLLAKSEAVPADARRGVKVLRTAGRVEVLHRTTEQAHLVLGVPGVPRHDERRWAMGVLNAALGGGMSSRLFQEVREKRGLAYSVYSYSSSYADSGLFGIYAGCQPKRVEEVLRICREELAKVVAEGITEEELHRAIGQISGSTVLGMEDTGSLMNRIGKAELSYGHHLSVDDMLAKIAAVTLDDVHAVARDVLGAHRPSLALIGPVNDKRAARLADLLV
- a CDS encoding ribonuclease J, whose amino-acid sequence is MSHPHPELGAPPALKEGALRITPLGGLGEIGRNMTVFEYGGRILIVDCGVLFPEDEQPGVDLILPDFTYIRDRLDKIDGIVLTHGHEDHIGAVPYLLRENPDIPLIGSKLTLALIEAKLAEHRIRPYVLEVREGDRERIGPFDCQFIAVNHSIPDALAVAVRTPAGMVVATGDFKMDQLPLDGRLTDLPAFAKLAEEGMDLLLVDSTNAEVPGFIPHERDISAALRNVFANADKRIIVASFASHVHRIQQVLDAAHEYKRKVAFVGRSMVRNMGIARDLGYLKVPGNMVVDVKQLDDLPDKDVVLICTGSQGEPMAALSRMANRDHQIRIVEGDTVVLASSLIPGNENAVYRVINGLTRWGAKVVHKGNAKVHVSGHASAGELLYFFNICKPRNLMPVHGEWRHLRAAADLGIATGVPRNRTVIAEDGVCVDLEGGVARIVGKVQAGYVYVDGSSVGDITEASLKDRRILGEEGFISCFVVVDSTNGKIVGGPSIQARGSGIDDAAFVPVAAKLQEALDRSAGDGVLEIRQVQQLVRRTLGKWVADNYRRRPMILPVVVEV